In the genome of Hydrogenispora ethanolica, the window GCCCCTCTCCCTGAAGTCCGCGCTGGTCGCGGCGACCTTCGTCTTCATCGGCAATGTCGGCTCCTTCACAACCCCGTTTCTGATGGGGACCAACGCCCCGCGCATGCTGGGGGTGGCTCTCTACCAGGAATTCGGGGTCTTTCATAACCTGCCGCAGGCCGCCGCCCTGTCGGTCTTCATGTTTGCGCTCTGCGCCATCGTCGGCGCGTTCTATATCCGCTCGATGACCCGGAAAGAGCCGTGGCGGGCCAACGAATCCTGACCGCCGGGCCGCCGCCGGAAACGGCCGGCCAGGGGGAGACAACTTCGATAGGAGGCTCAAGCGATGCTGAAGGAATGGCTGATGCACGAGTATCCGGAGCTGGCGGGCAAGCTGGCGCCGGCGGCGGAATGGGATGAGCTGAGCGATTTCGATGTTTCCCATTTCAGCATCGCCCTGCATGAATTGCTCAGCCGGACGCGCCCCGGCGATCCGGAGCCTCTGGTCCGGCTGGGCGAAGCGCACCATTACCGGAAGGAGCTGTGGCAGGCCGGAGCCTATTATCAGCGGGCCCTGGCCCTGGAGCCGCCCACCGGCTTGACGGAGGCCGAAACCGCGGCCGTGCTCCGCTATGCGCCGGTTCTGTACACCACGCCCGATGAGTTTTTTCAGCTGGTGGACGTGGTCGCCATCAAGCACCCGCTGCGACCGCTCATCGCCTATCATTTGTTCTGGGAAGACGATTACAATTTCCCCGACGACTACGATCCTTGCGATCATGAACAGGTCTGGATCGCCTACCACGAGCAGACGGGGGCGGTGGAGGGCGTGTGGTCGTTTTATCACAGCCGGATCCTTGGCGCGGCGGAGGCGGTGGCGGAAGCCAACCGGAATGGGGGCCGGGCCGGCATCCGGATCGAGTGGGGCATTCACGGCTCGCTGGTCAAGGGCTGGGAGGAGCTGCAGTTGCCCCCCGCCGGCCAGCCGCTGATGGACTGCCTGAAGGCCAGCTTCGCCCATCTCTCCCGGGGCGGGAGAAGGCCCGACCATCCGGTGAAAAAGCGTTGGCCGCCCTGTTTCGCGGGGAGCTTCCAAGCCTACCTCGATTTCAGCCGGCCGCTCCATACCGAGGAATGGCTGCGGCGGAAACGGTTCTATGCCGCTTCGCGGTGGTCGAATCCGGTCCTCCAGCAACATTTCCTGACCTACAATTTTGCCCCGAAATTCGATTGGCCCTTCGGAAACGCCGGCGGGCGGCCCCGGATGGAGGAATGAACCATGCACCAACTGTTGCGGGCCGAGGGAATCCTGGCGCCCAGTTGCAATCAGAGCCATATCATCTATGAGCTGTACCTGGAGCATCCGCTGGAACGGCTGGGGATCGACTTCCGCTATGACCCCAAGACACTAGAGGATCCGGCCGCGGCCCGCCGGATGATCGAAGCGGCGCTCCGCCGCTATCTGCCGGAGGAGGAACAGCCGCCGCTCCTGGCCGACTGGCGGCGGTACCTGCCGCTCCAGAACCTGCTCACCCTGTCGCTGGATGACGCGGCGGGGTTTCGCGGCTGCGCCCACCGGCATTCGCCGCGGCAGCGCCTGGAGCTGTCGGCGGACCGGGCGGCGCCGGGTTTCAGCGCCGGCCCCATCCCGGCCGGGCGGCTCCGGATCACCCTCAGCGTCCACGCGCTGCTTACGGCGAGCTGCCATTATCAGCTGCTGGCGTGGGAAGGAGGAGCCGACGATGAACCGGTGGCTCTCCTTTGAGCTGCATGCCCACACGCTCCATAGCGACGGCGCTCACACCCTCGCCGAATTGGCCGGGTTCGCCCGGCAAAGGGGTTACGACGGCCTCGCGGTGACCGACCATAATACCATTGCCGCCTGGGCCGAATGGGAGGCGGTGACCGCGGCGACCGGGGTGCGGATCCTTCCCGGCCTGGAGTGGACCACCTTCCACGGGCATGCCCTGCTGTTGAATATTCCCCAGTATGTGGATTGGAGAGCGCTTGGAACTTTCGATCTGGAGCGCGGCATCCGGGCTGTCCACGACCAGGGCGGGCTATTCGGCATCGCCCACCCGTTCCGGCTCGGCAATCCCATTTGCACCGGCGGCTACTGGGAGTACCGCGCCGGCCACGGGTCCGCCGATTACCTGGAGGTCTGGTCGCAGAGCCTGCCGGCGGCCCGGACCGGCAATCAGCGGGCCTTCCAATGGTGGACCCGGCTGCTGGATGCCGGCTGCCGCATCACGGCGGTGGCCGGAAGTGACCTGCACCGCCTGGCGCCTGCGGAGGCCCTGGCCCGGACCTATCTGGCGGTTGACGGGGGAGACGATCCGGGACCCGCTGCGGCGATCCGGGCCCTCCGCTCCGGAGCGGTCACGGTCTCGATGGGACCGCTGGTGACGGTGGAGCTCCGTTCCGCGGCCCAAAGCTGGGGAGCCGGGTCGGTCGTTCCGGCGGCGGACCGGCCTTCCATCCTGGAGCTTGAGGTGGCGCTGCGTTCCACCGCCCAGATGGCCTGGGTCGAAATCGACCGGACTGACTTCCGGGCGGTGATCAGCAGCAACCGGGGCGAAGTCTGCCAAGTCCCGCTGGGTTTGGACGGCGCCGCAAGACGGAGCATCGACGTGAATGGCCTGCGCTGGATGCGCGCCGAGCTGTTCGGGCGGATTCAGGGAGTGGCGCAGCTGATCGCTTTTTCGAATCCGATCTATTTTCAAATATAAGTGGTCGCCGCCTTCCTCCCGCTTGGCGGCAAGCGGCTCCGTCGCTCTTTCCTCCCCTTCGTTTCCCCGCGGCGCTTCTTCCCGGGCCGAGGGCGGAGCTTCTTTGCGTCGCGGCGGGAGTTCGCGCGGCGCCGGAGGATCCGCCCGCCGCTCCGGAAGGAGTGCGCGCAGGACAAGCGGATCCTCTCCCGGCCCCGGCAGAAGTTCGCTCGACCCTGGCGCCTGCTTCGGACGCTCCGGAACGACCCGCTCCCCGGGCCAAAGGCATCTTTTCCCCGCTCCCCGCATATGCTGGAGATTAGAGCGGAGGGATCAATTTTGCGCCCGAACCATGGCTTGATCGTGATGATGTTTTTTCTGTTGCTCGTTTTGACCCCGATTGCGCTCCTCAAAAAGAACGTTTTTCCCCCGGCCGGGCCGAGTATTCCCGTGACCCTGCTGGCCCACGGCGAGGGGCGGCTCTACCGCATGGACCTGGAGGAATACATCATCGGGGTCCTGGCGGCGGAGATGCCGGCCCGCTTCGAGCTGGAGGCGCTGAAAGCACAAGCGGTCTGCTCCCGGACCATAGCGGTCAGGCGGATGCGGCGCTTCGGCGGAAAGGGCTGCCCGGACAATCCGGCCGCCGATTTCAGCGACGACCCGGGCGAGGCCCAGGCCTGGACGGGCGTGGCAGCCATGCGCCAGCGCTGGGGCGACGCCGAATTTAACGCCTATTACCGCAAGATTCAACAGGCGGTGCGGGAGACCGCCGGGATCATCCTGGTCTATCAGGGCCGGCCCATCGACGCGGTGTTCCATTCCACCTGCGGCGTGGGGACGGCGGCCGCGGCCGAGGTCTGGGGGAACGACATTCCCTATCTGCAGAGCGTGAGCTGCGGCTATGACCGGGATTCGCCGCGCTACCTGAATCAGGCCTCCTTTACCTGGAACGGGCTGGCCGCGGCCCTCGGGATTCCCGTGGGTAGCGCCAGGCAGCTGAAAGTGGCCAGCCGCTCGGCGTTGGGCCGGGTCCTGGCGGTAACCGCCGGGCCCTACCGTTTTGGCGGCAAGGATTTTCGGGCCCGCCTGGGCTTGACCTCCACCCGGCTCGGCTGGCAGGCCGGTCCGGCGGGGATCGTCTTTCAGACCGTCGGCAACGGCCACGGGGTGGGCCTTTGCCAGTACGGGGCCAACGGCATGGCCAAACAAGGCCGGACCTACCGGCAGATACTGCTCCATTACTACCAGGGGGTCCAGTTGGTGAAGATTCAGTATTAAAATTGGATAATTTTCCTCCGGCTGGAAAGAATAGTCCTTGAGGTGATCGTGTTGAGAAGGATGAACTTCCGCCGGGGTTGGCTGAATCTTTTGGTCTCCGTCCAAAAATGGCTGATGCAGATCCGCCGGAAAGGGCGGGCCCTTTTGCGGAGCGCCCGGCCGTTTCTGGCGCCGCGTTTCTGGATCATTTATCTCTGCGCTTTCGCGGCCGGCTTTTATCTCTGGGGTCCGGTCCAAGGCCTGCGGAAGATCCAAACCTGGCGGGCGAATATGGCCCAGTCGGCGGATCGGTCGTCCGTTGATACGCTCCAAAAAGAAGTCGAGCGGCTGAAGAAAGAACTCAAGCTGCAGCAGCGGCCCCAGACGGGAGCGCGTTTCCAGCCTGAGAACTTCAGCCGGCCGGCACTCGGACAAGTAATTCAGGGCTTTGACTGGGTCTCCGCCGATCATGCCTGGCGGCTGCACTCCGGCGTCGACCTGGCGGTTCCGGAGGGGACCAGCGTGATGGCTGCGGCCGAAGGAACGGTGGCCGCGGTGACCAAGACCGCCGGCGGAACTTATTCGGTGACGCTCAGCCACGGCAATGATTGGGAGAGCGTCTATTCCGGCCTCGGCAGCGCCCTGGTGCATGAAGGGGAGAAAGTCATCAAGGGCGTGGTGCTCGGAACCAGCGGAAGGTCGGGGTGTTACAGCGAACAACCTTCTTTCCATTTCGGGCTCTATCATGAGAAGCAACCGGTGGACCCCGCCAAGATCATCGGCGGGCTGTGAGGTCCGGCTTCTGAAACAATGTAGCGCGGAGCCCCTCGGCCTGCGCCGGAAACCTGCTCTATAGCAGCGCGGACGGTGGAAGCCCTTTTCCAAATGCAGCCTATTTTGGGGTCGGAAACACCGGAATGTCTTCATAATCCCCCTGCCCAAGCCATATACATGTAGTAAAAAATATGGAGGGTGGGGGGGTCGTGAAGGATTACATTGAAAAACGCGTGCTGGATCTGAGCAACTATATCGCCGACAAAAGAGCCACCGTCAGACAGACCGCCAAATTCTTCGGCGTCAGTAAAAGCACGGTTCATAAAGACGTCACCGAAAGATTGCCCGGAATCAACCGGGGCCTGGCCCGGGAAGTCAAACGCGTCCTGGAAGTGAACAAGGCAGAACGGCATATCCGGGGCGGCGAAGCGACACGCAAGAAATACCAAAAACAACCCGAATCCCCGATGAAAAAAGGAGGATATTCCAAAAAAACGTAGAAAAAAATTTTTATAAACATTTTTGGGAATTTTGTCCATCGATATTCGATTCTCCGAAGTAGAATTGGATGAGCGTTCCGATGCAAAAAAGCTTATGGGAAATGAATTTCTGGGTTATATGTCGCTGCTGGCAATGATTGCGACATATACTGGGAGGGCAGCGGATTGAACTGGCGAAATTTTGTCACGGATATCGGAATCGATCTAGGCACCGCAAGCGTGCTGGTCTATGTCAAGAAACGCGGGATCGTCATCCGTGAACCCTCAGTGGTTGCCTTACAGAAGGATTCCAATAAGATCTTGGCGGTGGGGGAAGAGGCGCGGCAGATGATCGGCCGGACCCCCGGCAATATTGTCGCCATCCGTCCGTTGAAGGACGGGGTGATCGCCGATTATGACGTCACCGAGACGATGCTGAAATACTTCATTGAACGCGTCTCTCCCAAGCCACGGTTGTTCCGCCCGCAAGTCGTCGTCTGCGTGCCCTCCGGAGTGACCAGCGTTGAGAAACGGGCTGTGTTGGAAGCGGCGGTCCAGGCCGGGGCCAAGAAAACGATCCTGATCGAGGAACCGATGGCCGCGGCGATCGGAGCCGGATTGAATATCACCGAAGCCAGCGGCAATATGGTGGTGGATATCGGTGGGGGCACCACCGATATCGCCATCATCTCCCTGGGCGGCATCGTGGTCAGCGAATCGCTCCGAATCGGCGGGGACAAGTTTGACGAAGCGATCATCCGTTACATCAAAAAGATGTATAACATGATGATCGGCGAACGCACCGCCGAGGAGATCAAGATCGAGATCGGCTCGGCTTACCCGGAAGGGGAAGGCAAAGCCATGGAGATCAGAGGCCGCGATCTGGTGACCGGGCTGCCGCGAACGATCAAGTTTACGTCCACCGATTCGTTCCAGGCCCTGTCGGAGCCGATCACCGCCATTGTCGACGGCATCAAGTCGGTGCTGGAGCGGACCCCGCCCGAACTGGCCTCGGATATTGTGGATAAGGGAATTGTCATGACCGGGGGCGGCTCCCTGCTGCATGGCTTCACGCGCTTGTTGGCCGAAGAGACCGGCATCCCGATCCATCTGGCCGAAGATCCGCTTTCCTGCGTGGCGCTGGGAACCGGCAAGATTTTAGAAAACGAGAGTTTCGAGGCGATCAAGAACAATCTGATTGTGGGGAGCCGTTCGATGTAGCCCCGCAAAGTTGATTCATCGTCGCAACCGGATCCGGTCATCATGCCGGATTTTTTATTTGTAGCGGTATTCCGGGCTGCCGGAAGGTGAGCGGTTCGCGACCGCGTGGATGGGGTAAGCTATGGATCGTGAACCGGGGAGTTCACGGATCACCCGGAGCCGAGCAGCTCGGAGTCGAATTGATGCTATGAATAGCTTGTGCGCATCACTGCGCATCTGGCCATGATAATGCCGGAGAATTTCAAAAAAACGAGCTTATACAGTTGTTTTCGTAAATAAATCCTTAATTTCGCCAAATTGACACTTTGGAACGGTTCGATTATAATCGTTTTATTATGGGGGTTGGGAGGAAAACCAACTTTGAAAAAGGATTTTGCCGGGTTAACCCCCGCGCGGATACTGGTCGGCGGTTTTGCGGTGGTCATTTTACTCGGCGCTTTCTTGCTAACGCTGCCTGCTGCATCCAAGAGCGGGCAGTCCTTACGTTTTTTGGACGCTTTATTCACCGCCACCTCGGCGGTTTGCGTTACGGGGCTGGTGGTCGTCGATACGGGCAGCCATTTCACGGCATTCGGCCAATTCGTGGTCATTGCCTTGATCCAGATCGGCGGGCTGGGAATCATGACCTTCTCCACTTTGCTGGCCATGGCCCTGGGAAAGAAGATCGGCCTCAAAGAACGGATTCTGATCCAGGAGCAGATGAACCAGTCCAACTTATCCGGCCTGGTCCGGTTGATCCGGAACCTGGTGCTGGTGACGCTGGCTTTTGAAGGAATCGGCGGCCTCGTCCTCAGTCTGCGGTTTATGGCCGATTTTTCGCCGGCCCGGGCCATCGCGTTCGGATTCTTCCACTCGGTTTCGGCTTTTTGTAACGCCGGATTCGATCTGTTCGGACAGGTTTACGGTCCTTTTACCAGCATTACGCATTATGTGGATGATTGGGTGGTCACCCTGACCATCGGCGCGTTGATCGTCTTTGGGGGATTGGGATTTCCGGTCATCGTCGAGTTGTTGAAGTTCCCCCGGTCCAAGCGGCTTTCCTTGCATGCCAAGTTGGTGCTGTTCATCACGGCGATCCTAATCGGCGGAGGGGCGCTGTTGATCTTTTTGATCGAATGGAACAATCCCAAAACCATCGGCGCGCTCGGGCCGGCCGGCAAGTTCCTCAGCGCCATGTTTCAATCGATCACTCCGCGCACGGCCGGCTATAATTCCTTGGATACCACCCAACTTCGGGCCGGAACCTGGTTTATCATGATCGTCCTGATGTTCATCGGGGCCTCGCCCAGTTCCACCGGGGGTGGCGTCAAGACCACCACCTTCGGAATTCTGCTTTCGACGGTCGTCGCCACCATCAAAGGCAAAGGGGACGCCGAGCTTTTTGAGCGGCGCATCTGCAAGGATCTGGTGTATAAGGCGATGACGGTGGTTACAATCTCCATGGCTTGGGTCGCGTTCGTTACGTTGCTGATGTCGCTGGTGGAACCGCATTTATTTATTAAGATACTATTCGAAGTGATGTCGGCGTTTGGCACGGTCGGCCTGACGACCGGGATCACCCCGGACCTGACCGACATCTCCCGGATTCTCATCATTATCACGATGTTTATCGGCCGGCTCGGCCCGCTGACGGTCGTGATCGCCCTGTCCCAGGGGGATCATCCCA includes:
- a CDS encoding TrkH family potassium uptake protein, translating into MKKDFAGLTPARILVGGFAVVILLGAFLLTLPAASKSGQSLRFLDALFTATSAVCVTGLVVVDTGSHFTAFGQFVVIALIQIGGLGIMTFSTLLAMALGKKIGLKERILIQEQMNQSNLSGLVRLIRNLVLVTLAFEGIGGLVLSLRFMADFSPARAIAFGFFHSVSAFCNAGFDLFGQVYGPFTSITHYVDDWVVTLTIGALIVFGGLGFPVIVELLKFPRSKRLSLHAKLVLFITAILIGGGALLIFLIEWNNPKTIGALGPAGKFLSAMFQSITPRTAGYNSLDTTQLRAGTWFIMIVLMFIGASPSSTGGGVKTTTFGILLSTVVATIKGKGDAELFERRICKDLVYKAMTVVTISMAWVAFVTLLMSLVEPHLFIKILFEVMSAFGTVGLTTGITPDLTDISRILIIITMFIGRLGPLTVVIALSQGDHPNRPGGRFIEERVIIG
- a CDS encoding rod shape-determining protein, translated to MNWRNFVTDIGIDLGTASVLVYVKKRGIVIREPSVVALQKDSNKILAVGEEARQMIGRTPGNIVAIRPLKDGVIADYDVTETMLKYFIERVSPKPRLFRPQVVVCVPSGVTSVEKRAVLEAAVQAGAKKTILIEEPMAAAIGAGLNITEASGNMVVDIGGGTTDIAIISLGGIVVSESLRIGGDKFDEAIIRYIKKMYNMMIGERTAEEIKIEIGSAYPEGEGKAMEIRGRDLVTGLPRTIKFTSTDSFQALSEPITAIVDGIKSVLERTPPELASDIVDKGIVMTGGGSLLHGFTRLLAEETGIPIHLAEDPLSCVALGTGKILENESFEAIKNNLIVGSRSM
- a CDS encoding CehA/McbA family metallohydrolase, which gives rise to MNRWLSFELHAHTLHSDGAHTLAELAGFARQRGYDGLAVTDHNTIAAWAEWEAVTAATGVRILPGLEWTTFHGHALLLNIPQYVDWRALGTFDLERGIRAVHDQGGLFGIAHPFRLGNPICTGGYWEYRAGHGSADYLEVWSQSLPAARTGNQRAFQWWTRLLDAGCRITAVAGSDLHRLAPAEALARTYLAVDGGDDPGPAAAIRALRSGAVTVSMGPLVTVELRSAAQSWGAGSVVPAADRPSILELEVALRSTAQMAWVEIDRTDFRAVISSNRGEVCQVPLGLDGAARRSIDVNGLRWMRAELFGRIQGVAQLIAFSNPIYFQI
- the spoIID gene encoding stage II sporulation protein D, yielding MRPNHGLIVMMFFLLLVLTPIALLKKNVFPPAGPSIPVTLLAHGEGRLYRMDLEEYIIGVLAAEMPARFELEALKAQAVCSRTIAVRRMRRFGGKGCPDNPAADFSDDPGEAQAWTGVAAMRQRWGDAEFNAYYRKIQQAVRETAGIILVYQGRPIDAVFHSTCGVGTAAAAEVWGNDIPYLQSVSCGYDRDSPRYLNQASFTWNGLAAALGIPVGSARQLKVASRSALGRVLAVTAGPYRFGGKDFRARLGLTSTRLGWQAGPAGIVFQTVGNGHGVGLCQYGANGMAKQGRTYRQILLHYYQGVQLVKIQY
- the spoIIID gene encoding sporulation transcriptional regulator SpoIIID, with protein sequence MKDYIEKRVLDLSNYIADKRATVRQTAKFFGVSKSTVHKDVTERLPGINRGLAREVKRVLEVNKAERHIRGGEATRKKYQKQPESPMKKGGYSKKT
- a CDS encoding M23 family metallopeptidase, whose amino-acid sequence is MNFRRGWLNLLVSVQKWLMQIRRKGRALLRSARPFLAPRFWIIYLCAFAAGFYLWGPVQGLRKIQTWRANMAQSADRSSVDTLQKEVERLKKELKLQQRPQTGARFQPENFSRPALGQVIQGFDWVSADHAWRLHSGVDLAVPEGTSVMAAAEGTVAAVTKTAGGTYSVTLSHGNDWESVYSGLGSALVHEGEKVIKGVVLGTSGRSGCYSEQPSFHFGLYHEKQPVDPAKIIGGL